Proteins found in one Terriglobia bacterium genomic segment:
- a CDS encoding TMEM175 family protein: protein MHKARLEAFSDGVIAILITIMVLELKVPQGSEWSALRPVIPTLFSYVLSFIFLGIYWNNHHHMLHTLERVNGKILWANLHLLFWLSLVAYVTDWSGQSHFSPLPTAMYGTVLLMSGLAYRILQASIIQSQGPDSKLASAVGNDVKGKISLVFYAVAIPLALLSHSWISAGLYVVVALMWLVPDRRIEARF from the coding sequence ATGCACAAGGCAAGGCTCGAAGCATTCAGCGACGGAGTGATCGCCATTCTGATCACGATCATGGTGCTGGAACTGAAAGTACCTCAGGGATCCGAGTGGAGTGCTCTTCGTCCGGTCATTCCCACCCTGTTCTCCTATGTGCTCAGCTTCATCTTTCTGGGCATCTATTGGAATAACCACCACCATATGCTCCACACGCTGGAGCGCGTGAACGGCAAGATCTTGTGGGCCAATCTGCATCTCTTGTTCTGGCTTTCTCTCGTGGCGTACGTGACGGACTGGAGCGGACAAAGCCATTTTTCCCCGCTGCCCACGGCAATGTATGGGACCGTGCTGCTCATGTCGGGACTGGCATACCGCATTCTTCAAGCGAGCATCATTCAATCTCAGGGGCCTGACTCGAAGCTCGCGTCAGCAGTAGGCAATGACGTCAAGGGCAAGATATCGCTTGTCTTCTATGCCGTCGCGATCCCGCTGGCGCTGCTCTCGCATTCCTGGATTTCGGCGGGATTGTATGTTGTTGTCGCTTTGATGTGGCTGGTGCCCGACCGGCGGATCGAAGCGCGATTCTGA